GGTGGGCATGGCTGATGAGATCCTATCTCCCGGAGGCTGAGCTGATCAATGGTTAGTTCCGATCATCGATCACTTCACACACACTTGCACTTCTTAGTTCTTAGAAATATGCATGCATTGCATTATTATATTTCTTAGTTCTAATTAGAACTATGTATCTTTTGCTGCATGAACTATTTTGGATATAGGTCGAGCGGCAATGGTTGGGTTCTTCATGGCATATGTTGTAGATGCTTTGACAGGGCTCGGTGTTGTAGGACAAACTGGCAACTTCATATGCAAGGCAGGGTTCTTTGTGGCAGTCATTGCTATAATATTCATCAGGCGAACCCAAGATTTTGAGAACTTAAAGAAGCTAGCGGATGAAGCTACTTTCTATGACAAACAATGGCAAGCTTCGTGGATAGATCGAAATGCAACAAGTGGCTCTTTAGATCAAACtggaaagaaaatttaagCCTGCCTTCCAAGAGAAATTGTATTTATCTTGTTAGTATGACCACAGAATGTTTTGTTAATCTCTAGTATTAAATTACAATGACATAatctaaatattttgtttgacCTAGATTTTTGTTCTCAACTCCAGTGCTGGTCAATGATCAATCCATAAACCATTCTAATTTACAATCCCCAAATTTTctgcttaattttttttccctcttatAACGTTGGAGAACCAATTGACATTTCACTGCCTACGGTAGTTGTGACATACGGTGGTCTAAGTTATGATAACTTGTTTGACTCCATGGTGGATGCATTACATGCAGCATTGGAGAAAGCAGGGGAGCCCCAAGTCGAAGTGGTGGTGTCCGAGAGAGGCTGGCCCTCCGATGGAAATAGGGAGGTGACAACACCAGCCACAAGTAACAATTCGAACCTAATAAGCCACGTTTATCCAATCAGTTTTCtgtgaacaaaaattaaaggacAAATCATAGTTTTAGTAACTTATGCGATTGATTATACAATTAGCTCAAAGAGCAATTAGAAAGCTTGTTTCTGGTCATAATTAGAGTGTGATTGTCTCCGAATAATGCAACATTGGTAGATTTTTTGACACTAGTCTCAGTTTTTCTTTATGTGTTATCCAATTtgactctctcttcttttcctttggtCTGTTTTTGCCCTAATACTTTTGACTTGATAAGGTAAATTTAAGACaagttcttttttctattttcaaattttgcaCCATTCGATGTCATCTAttggttctttttatttttatattcgTTTTTGATGAAGACATGGTATTCGATTTTGGCCCAGTCCTGAATCGGCAGCCGAACGGGAATCTCATTACAAATggcaaaaagataaaattgtgATCAAGAGTCAAAATAACGATGTCGaataaagaataaagaaaagggTTGATTTGTAGGCCAAAAGATCAAATAATGATATAAGTCAGTGCCCCAACATTTTCCACTCAAAAGTTATTGTTCATGCACTTTACACAATATAACTGGATGAAGATAACCATGAGAGCTGTTTTACTTCTGTTCAGGTTTCTAAGCACTATGGTAGCCATAACTATTAGTATTGGTTTGTGCAATGGGAATCTGGGAGTGCCTTGCAAAGAAAGTGAAAGACAAGCACTTTTGCTATTCCAGAAGGATCTTAAGGATCCTTCAAATCGGCTTTCGTCGTGGGTAGGTGAAGGAGTTTGTTGCAATTGGACTGGAGTTGTCTGTGATGACTTAACCGGTCACGTCCGCGAGCTCCACCTTAAAAAACCCGACTCTCAACAGGATCTCCACTTATCTTATGGGGATTTCTATGTCACTTCTACTTGGTTGGGTGGTAAGATAAATCCTTCTTTGCTCAGTTTGAAGTATCTCAACTACTTGGACTTAAGTTACAATAATTTTCAAGGTACTCAGATTCCTTGCTTCCTTGGTTCACTTAAAAGTTTAAGATATCTTAACCTATCTGAGGCAAGCTTCGAAGGTATAATTCCTCCTCAGTTGGGAAATCTCTCAAATTTACAGTATCTTGGTCTCCGCGGTTACAAGCTTAAGGTTGAGAATCTTCAATGGGTTTCTGGTCTCTCTCATTTGAAAAAACTTGACATGAGTCGTGCTAATCTTAGTAAAGCATCCGACTGGTTACAAGTTCCAAACATGCTCCCCTCTTTGGTAGAGTTACATATGGCCGGCTGTCAACTTGATCACATTCCCCCTCTACCCCTCATAAATTTTACTTCACTTGCCATCCTTGATCTTTCTGAAAACACATTTGATTCTTTGATGCCCAGGTGGGTTTTCAGTCTTAGAAATCTAGTTTCCCTTTCTCTCAAAGGTTGTGGTTTCCAAGGTTCATTTTCTAGCCATCCACAAAATAACTCATCTCTCAAGGAACTTGATCTTTCATTGCACAATCTGTGTGAGTTGATGGATCTTGATCTGTCATTCAACAATTTCAATGGCAATGTATCAGAAATCTTTAACAGTTTGTCTGTGTGTGGTCCAGACAAATTAAAGTCCTTGTCGTTAGGGTCTAATAATTTTTCAGGTCATTTGGCAGAGCATGtaggaaattttaaaaatttaagcCACCTTGATCTTTCTGCTAATTCTATATCAGGTCCAATTCCTGTGTCCTTGGGGAATCTGTCCGTGTTAATAGAATTGCTGATTTATGACAATCAGTTTAATGGAACTCTCCCAGAAAGTATTAGTCAACTCAAAATGCTTACTGTTTTGGATATATCTTATAATTCATTAGAAGGAGTAGTGTCTGAAGTTCATTTTACTTACCTTACAAAATTGAAGGATTTCGTTGGAAAAGGAAACTCATTGGCTCTGAATACCAGTCGAGGTTGGCTTCCTCCTTTTCAACTCAATCGCTTATGGTTGGATTATTGGCATCTAGGACATAAATTTCCTATGTGGCTTCAGACTCAAAAGCAATTGAAGCTTCTAAGCCTACCCAATACAGGAATTTCAGATACCATTCCGGCTTGGTTTCCAAACATATCTTCCCAGTTGGTGGCTCTAAATCTCTCTCACAACCAATTGCAtggtgaaattaaaaatatagtgGCCGGCTTTCAGTCAGCAATTGACCTAAGTTCAAACCAGTTCAATGGTTCATTACCTTTTGTTTCCCCCTCAGTATCTGCACTAGATCTTtccaattcatcattttctggATCACTCTTCCACTTCTTTTGTGATAGGATGGATGAACCAAAAAACCTTTCTTCTCTTCGTCTAGGGGACAATCTTCTTACTGGAGACATTCCTAATTGCTTGATGAATTGGAAAAGGTTGGTGATGTTAAACTTAAAAAGTAACAATTTGAGTGGGAACATTCCAAGCTCCATAGGATACTTAAAAAGGCTGAGCTCACTACAGTTGCACAATAATCAGCTATCTGGAGAATTACCTTTGTCCATGCAGAACTGTACAGACTTGTTAGTTGTTGACCTTGGCGAAAACATGTTTGTTGGCAGCCCTCTAACATGGATTGGGAAAAGCCTTTCGATTTTGAAGGTTCTTAACATTCGTTcaaataaccttcagggagaCATTCCTCATGAACTCTGTTATCTGAAAAGTCTCCAAATCTTGGATCTTGCACAGAACAATCTATCAGGAACAATACCAAGATGCTTCCACAACTTCAGTGCAATGGCCACCTTCCCAAATTCATCGATCTTGACATTTGCTGATTATTTAATGGATAATGTGATCTTGTTTACAAAAGGGAGAGGAGCAGAATATGGTCGCAAATTGCTTAAGTTGGTAAAAAGCATGGACCTTTCAGACAACATGATATATGGTGAGATCCCTGAGGAACTGACCAGTCTCGTTGGGTTGCAATCACTGAATCTATCAAAAAATCTTTTGGCTGGAAGAATCCCTTCAAATATTGGTGACATGAAATGGTTAGAATCTATGGATTTTTCAATGAACCAATTTAGTGGTGAAATTCCTCCGAGCACAGCGAGTTTGACATTTTTGAGTCATTTGAACTTGTCCTACAATAATTTGACGGGACAAATTCCGAAAAGCACTCAGCTCCAGAGCTTTGATGAGTCTTGCTTTATCGGCAATGAACTTTGCGGAGCTCCACTCGACAAGAATTGCAGTGCAAATGGGGTGATACCACCACCAGCAGTTGAGCAACACAGAGGATACCATTTACTTGAAGACGGTTGGTTCTATCTTAGCTTGGGACTGGGGTTCATGTTTGGTTTTTGGGGTGTACTTGGTTCGTTCATGCTAAACATGCCATGGAGCATTGCTTTTTCCCGATTTCTAAATAGCATGGTAGTTAAACTTTATGGTGTAATTGTTGACTACATTTAGctaagtttctttttctttttgggggtGAAATATATTTAGCTAGTTTTGTTTGTACATAGAATGAGCTTGTtgcgtttttattttttttggtcgaagtACAATATATAAGTTAGCAGTTCTACTATTAATAAACCGagatattttataataaaacagTATCAATGTTGCTCGTAGTGGATCCTTCTCTATGTTTAAATAATGAATTCATCCTATTTATTGTAAATAATATGAAATATTCTTTTCAAGTGCCCAAAAATCCGTTATGGACTGCATTAGGACTGCTGCAAATTAGTTTAAGTGTCCCATTTTTTGGGTCCAAGTTTCCCGTTTTGTTAGTTCAAGTATCCTGTTTTGTTAGTTTAAGTTTCCGGTTTTGTTAGTTTAAGTTTCCCTTTGTTAATTAGGAGCTATGCCTCTTTTCCCAGTCGAAGTGGGGTTTGGGGGCTCTATATAAAAGCCTAGTTTGTAATTGTACTTTGCAAATTATTCATACTATCAATAAAGCTTTTGAGAGTGAATTCCAATACTTCTGTTCGTTGGTTTTAGACGTTGTTTTCTAGGCCTGATTCTTCTATTCTCGTTTCAAATAACAGCAGTCTTTGCAATGGCCACTAACTATGAACTGCTCTGTCTCATCTTCTCCGTCGCGCTTTCAGTACTACTTGGTCCAAATTTTGCAACTGGTTCTTCAATTGGAGTATGCTATGGAATGGTGGCCAATGATTTGCCACCACCAAGAGAAGTTATTGATATGTACAAATTGAATCAAATCGGACGAATGAGACTTTATGATCCAAACCCAGAAGCATTAGAGGCCCTTCGCAATTCTGGCATAGAAGTCCTAGTTGGAGTCAGGAATGAGGATCTTCAACAACTTGCAGGCTCTTACTCTGCTGCTGAGAACTGGGTGGCAACATACATTACGCCTTATTCACTGCAAGTCCAGTTTCGATACATAGTTGTTGGCAATGAGGTCTTCCCAGGAAACTCTGCCCGGTATGTCCTCCCAGCAATGGAAAACTTGCAAAATGCATTGAGCTTTGGAGACATTAAGGTCAGCACTTCAATTGCAACATCAGTCTTAGGTGTATCTTACCCTCCTTCAGCTGGAGCCTTTTCTCAAGACACCATAGAGTATATGGTGCCTATTGCTCAATACCTCAACAACATTGGTGCACCTTTATTAGCCAACGTGTACCCTTATTTTGCCTACATTGGAGACCCAATTGACATTTCACTGCCTTATGCATTGTTCACTTCTGAGACGGTCGTTGTGACAGATGGTGGTTTAAGTTATGATAACCTGCTTGACACCATGGTGGATGCATTATATGCAGCATTGGAGAAAGCAGGTGCGCCCCAAGTCCAAGTGGTGGTGTCTGAGACAGGCTGGCCCTCCAATGGGAATGGAGAGGTGACAACACCCGAGAATGCTCAAATCTACAATTCTAACCTAATAAGCCACGTGTTATCATCCCGTGGAACTCCAAGGCGGCCGGGGAACTCCACAGAGACTTACTTGTTTGCCATGTTTAATGAGAACATGAAGCCTGGTGCAGCAGTGGAGCAACACTGGGGTCTCTTTTATCCAAACAAGAGCCAAGTTTATCCTATCAATTTCCCAGTAAAAACATTAAAGCACAAAACTTGGTTTCAGAAACTTATGCAATGGATTATACAATCAGCTCAAAGCGCATTTGGAAAGCATATTTATGGTCATAATTAGAATGTGATATCTCCAAAtaatgttaaatttttttaataaaaatattagtcACTAGTCTGAGTATCCTTATGTGTTATCCAATTTGACTCTCTCTTGTTTTCGTTTGGAATGTTTTGACTTGAGAATTGATGAGGCAATTGATACAGGCTTGGGAGATTGCTAAGCACCGATCcagaatttaaaaatttttaaaaataataaaagaacacttctcccgacgaaatttcgtcggcacagGTTTATGCCggcaaaatttgccggattaggtttcccccgacgaaaaaatctctgccgacgaaatttcgtcgggagaggtctttttgaaaaaaaataaatataaacttaggatgtttaggttaattaattttttaaaattttattgttaCTAATTAAATTACATATTTGCCTAATTTAATTCGtgaaattagtaattatattttaattattatttatttagtgaataattagtattagatttattaattaacttcatgaattatattacttaataaatagtaattcaatttttcctttttcttttttcctttaatattcaataagtaaaacataactactaatcaaagtaattgaAAAGAGAGCTACttaaagggtatagccgtgcggtgggacttttaaaatattctattattTGGAGTACAACcccgcggctatactttgaaGATATTCTTTTGAGGTGTCTTTTAGGAACACACAACATCGAAATTCCACAATCCTATAAgatctttacaaaaaaaaagtactacGATGGTTTGGTAAGTGTGGTTAACATTGGAGAGTTGGGGTAATGGGCTTTGCTATGGGCTCGTCTTTGGATTTGGCGCTGATTAAGgaaaattatattaatcaaATACTTGGGCCTTGGGATTCTTGGActttggagaaatttaattaagacacccaaacaaaaacaagcaattaattattttcgtTTTTGACATATCCTTCCgatttaaatttgaatgaaattaggTTGGAAAATTgcacaaaataattcaaaataattaattactatttattgagCAATTTAGGAAATAAGtaacatatttaaatattcaataaagaaataataattaaaacataattactaattaaagtaattaaaaaaggataAGATATTTAAGGAAGTtgggcaaaagaaaaagtaaagagactaattatatatttttaaaattaaatatataaaacaacacttctcccgacaaAATTTCATCGGCACAAGTCTATGCCggcaaaatttgccggattaggtttttCTCGACGAAAAAATCtctgccgacgaaatttcgtcgaaAGAGGtctttctgaaaaaaaaataaaattataaacttGACCCATCCAAAAAGAGGATCAACATTACTAACCTCACAAATTTGGAACATTTCATTGCAAGAGGAAACTCATCGACTCTCAAAACTAGTCGAGACTGGCTTCCTCCTTTTCAACTTCAGCGCATATGGTTGGACTATTGGCACCTAGGGCCAGACTTTCCAATGTGGCTTCGGAAGCAAACACAATTGGTGGTTCTAAGTCTACCAAATACGGGAATTTCAGATACCATCCCGACATGGTTTTCGAACATGTCTTCCCAGTTGTTGTCTCTAAATCTCTCTCACAACCAACTGTATGGGGAAATTCAGAACACAGTTGGCAGGCTTCGTCATCAACTGACGTAAGTTCTAACCAATTCACCGGTTCGTTACCTTCGGTTTCCTCCACAGCACTAGATCTTTcgaattcatcattttctggACCTATCTTCCACTTCTTTTGTGAAAGGATGAGTGAACCAAAAGAACTTTATTCTCTCATCTTGGGGAAAATCTTCTCAGCGGAAACATTCCTAATTGTTGGATGAATTGGAAAAACTTGGTCGTCTTAAACTTAAAAGGCAACAATTTAACTGGGAATGTTCCAACCTCCATAGGATTCTTACACAAGTTGACATCATTACAGTTGCATAATAATCAGCTGTCTGGAGAATTTACTTTGTCCATGCAAAACTGCACAAGTTTATTAGTTGTTGATCTTGATAAAAATAAGCTTGTTGGAAGCCTGCCAATATGGATGGGGAAAAGCCTTTCAAATTTGGAGGTTCTTAACATTCGTTCAAATGAGCTTCAAGGAGACATTCCTTATGAACTTTGTTATCTGAAAAATCCCCTCTCAGGAACAATTCCAAGATGCTTCCACAATTTTAGTGCAATGGCCGCCTTGACAATATCAAACACGCCCATTGCAATAGCCGAATATGAAAATACCTGTAGGATATCTATAAATGCCTGGAAAAGGTTAAACAAGCTAATTCGGatttttgcaataaataatgatcaaccgttgaagcaggattgatatgagttatcaatcctgagatgtgcaaagcttaaaataaaagaacacagatatttattttacgtggtaaaaccccacctctggggaaaatccacgggactcCTTAGTCCAGAACGAATCCACTATAGAATTGAGATTACAAGAAATACGCACACATACTTGTCCTAGACTCAATCTGGACaatgtttaccgacttcttcgtaactcagcttctgtcacgggatgatctttgaCACTCCTTttgttgaacgcaatactggccacgattgcttcaagctcacCGGAGGAAAACCGCCACCACGGTCTTAGTGccctcaaccgtatgagtcaccgacatgcatatgaatgcaatatgaattattaaagtgtttgataaatcaccaagtaaacatggaacacttgatgatttatctcaaatatatgCACAACAACTTTTGCTTAAGAATTCTATACGCTCAACACAAATATCAAAAGTTGTGTCAACCCTAAGAGATGCACACAATGATTTATACAAAACTTATTCTCCACAATCCACGAGAGGACCCACAACCATAACTCAATATCTTGCCATGCATTTAATTTGATGGTCATAGAATCCTATATGATTTCGTCATATTCTCAATTGCACTCAAATCAATTGTTTATTCaatgaaacaaaatatatCAAGATGTAAACACGGAACCAAATAGgatattaattaaaacatacTTTCCAAGTCCAAGATaatgaaaacataatatttttaatctaAATCAAAATAGAGTTCAACTAGGAAAGTAATATTAAGAGATAAAatctaatcctattaaaaataagattaagaTAAAAATACTTTGAGTGAAAATAACTCCAAttaggaatcctataatgaatgcatgatgaTGTCATGAGTTACCTGAAATCAGTTTCTCATATCGGTCAAGTCATGCCTCGGAGGTATGAGATTGAAAGAGTAGTGCCAAAACTTCCAGTAGCAATTCCTCACAAACTAAGTTTCAACCTATACTACAGTCTAGGAAATGCCAATACGATTTTCGTACTAACAGAATATGTTATGGATAATGTGATGTTGGTGACAAAAGGGAGAGAAATGGAGTATTATTTCAAAATGCTTAGATGGGTAATAAGCATAGACATTTCAGACAACATCATATCTGGGGAGATCCCAGAAGAACTGGCCAGCCTTCTCGGCTTACGATCATTGAATTTATCGAAAAATCTTTTGACCGGAAGCATTCCTTCAAAGATTAGTAACATGAAATGGTTAGAATCTGTGGATTTGTCAATGAACCAACTTTATGGTGAAATTCCTCAAGGCATGAGGAGTTTGACATTTCTGAGTCACTTTAACCTGTCCTAGAACAATTTCACTGGATAGATTCCAAAAAGCACTCAGCTGCAGAGCCTTGATCAGTCTAGCTTTATTGGCAATCATCTTTGCGGACCTCCGCTCAACGATGATTGCGGTACTGCAAATAGGATGATTCCACCAACATTTGAGCAGGACAGAGGATACCATTTACTTGAAGACAAGTGGTTCTATCTCAGCTTGGGAATAGGATTCGTGTTGGGGTTTTGGAGTGTACTAGGTTCTTTACTGGTGAACATGCCATGGAGCATTCTTCTTTCTCAATTCCTTAATAACATAGTATTTAAACTTCATGCTGTAATTGTTAAATTTATTAGCTAGTTGTGTACATTGCAATAAGACTTGCTTTATGAACAAGTCTAAATATGCACTGAGGTTGTTAAGGTTTTTTCTGTTATCTTATGAAGAATATCGTTGTATCACCTTCACCTACACCATAAAAGCAATTCTTGTTGTCTCACACACATCAAATCAAATGGCTACATATTCTTACGATGTGaaattccttttctttctcttttaaatttcattttcctcTGAACAACAAGAAACTggaatttcttgttttgcaaTGTAAAAAAAGATGCGTTTTTTTGTCCCACTATTCAAGCtaattagttttaattttgttttttttttgtttttggtaaaaGAAATTAGATGTTTGGGTTTGGATCTACAGACTAATCACACTGATATGatgaaagaagaagatttttCACCATACCTGCCGTTGTCAGTAATGAGGATTTCGAAGTGTGATTGCAAGAAAAGACTTCACTTCTATTGCGGCGCCGGCGGAGACTCAAGGACAGAGTCAAAGCAATTTATCGGTTCCAATTTCATccatggattttgttttggtggAGATGCAATGCAagctagaaaaataaaagctttTGATTACTGTTCTGTTTGAATCTAATggtgtgggagcaaatttccTCACGAGAATATTTGtccaagattccttcgtcttctccgcctctctttctccctgcaaaacagatcggaataaaaggaccacacccggggggtgttggccaagggccctccgatgcctaagttaggtagggtaattcaagaaaaatcgggtggccggagccgtgtgtggtggccggagccttgtgtgagagagagaaagagaggaggtggctagggtttttgagaaataactTATGCGGAGTTTCAGTAGGAATTTAGACGTACCTCATCCTTGTGCGTAACCAAGTATTTATAGTGGCCTTGGAgaggttggtggggttggtgtagttggtgaggttggtgtggttggtgtagttgttgaggttggtgtggttagtgaggttggtgtatttaggGATTATGGATTTGACCGAATCCCTAATTAAGGCGAGGATCAAGTAACccccaatttgattaggtaattcccaattaggttaggtaactcccaattaggttaggtaactcctaattaggtcaaataattcccaaattgattggcctaattatttgacctagggttttgatttaattaggttcccataAATGCCCCCTAGCTTCTGCGTGGCGTGTGacggcatgtaggagatgtggATTAACCGTTGGGCCATCCAATTGCAACTGGGCTTCCTTCTTTGAATAGGGCTCCTGCGTGGAGGAGGCTTTTTACTCgggctgtccagctgtaactgggctGGAGGTGCGTGATCTGCTGCTGGAGCAGGTGGCAGTTTGGGTCGTCTTTTTGTGGCTGATCCAAATTGCTTCAattccttcttccttttgtgCTACGAACTAGGATTAGTATGAGTCAAGGCGATCATGTGCGGAGCACGAACGTGCTGAAAGTCAGCGGCAGATAGGAAGAGGAGGTTGGCGACGGTTTGCTCATTCTTCTCACCTACTATGATGGTAAGTTGCATCCTTTCGATCTGCTACAGTCACCATGGAATTCTTTGTTGTGTATCTGACTAACTTCTGCCTCATGCTTGCAGATGATGCCATCCGAAAGAAGCTCGTTCTCGACCCGGACATGACGAAGGTTCGACAAGCTTTGAGCATCCCCGCCAAGTTTCGTGAATGGCGCTGGCTGCTGAGCGAACACCGGAAGGAAGTCGGTGGCCTGCCCCCTGTTGAAGATATTGAAAGGTGGAAGTCGCGCTGCTTGGAGCTAAGTGACTTTCCAGTTgagcgggaggagtcatcgaCTGAGTCCCCCGAGGGTGGGAAAGCGTGCAGTAGCTCTGCTCGAGATGAAGTTTCATTTTCACGATCAGTGGATACGTCTCCACAGCGAAGGCAGCCGAGATCTTCTCTTGCCACGAACAAGTCTTCTACAAGGGAGGTCTCGCCTGCTCAGAAGGCTCATATGAAAGTTGCTTCTGCCTCGTCTGCCGAGATCAAACGCCTCGTCAGTGCGAACAGCAAGAAGTCCAACGGCATGCAGGAGGTTCTGGAAATTCTGCTTAAGTCTTTGCCCGTACTGCCTAAGACCCGTGACCTGCCATGTAAGGAAGCCGCTGAGAAGCAAGGTTTGGGTCGTCCGTGCCGATCTGGGAATCAAGCTGAGAGGACTGTACCTCTGCCTAGCAACCACAACTCATCTGCAGAGCCACGAACAGTCAAGCGCAAGGCTGACTCAATGTTGCAAGTTGCAGCCAAAAGAGCTAAAGAGTCGTCTGCTAGAGCGAAGAGTCCTCCAATTGCACAAATTGCCGGTCCAGGAATTGGTGATAGCTCTGCTGGGGGCGAGCCCGTGTCTGATCTGCTGAAAACAGGCTTTCTGTCAAGTCCATCTACTTGCGCTAAGCTAGTTGATCACGTGTATCGAGCTGGTGACCTTTGTGCTTTCTCGAGCTTTC
Above is a window of Prunus persica cultivar Lovell chromosome G2, Prunus_persica_NCBIv2, whole genome shotgun sequence DNA encoding:
- the LOC18787375 gene encoding LRR receptor-like serine/threonine-protein kinase GSO1; translation: MKITMRAVLLLFRFLSTMVAITISIGLCNGNLGVPCKESERQALLLFQKDLKDPSNRLSSWVGEGVCCNWTGVVCDDLTGHVRELHLKKPDSQQDLHLSYGDFYVTSTWLGGKINPSLLSLKYLNYLDLSYNNFQGTQIPCFLGSLKSLRYLNLSEASFEGIIPPQLGNLSNLQYLGLRGYKLKVENLQWVSGLSHLKKLDMSRANLSKASDWLQVPNMLPSLVELHMAGCQLDHIPPLPLINFTSLAILDLSENTFDSLMPRWVFSLRNLVSLSLKGCGFQGSFSSHPQNNSSLKELDLSLHNLCELMDLDLSFNNFNGNVSEIFNSLSVCGPDKLKSLSLGSNNFSGHLAEHVGNFKNLSHLDLSANSISGPIPVSLGNLSVLIELLIYDNQFNGTLPESISQLKMLTVLDISYNSLEGVVSEVHFTYLTKLKDFVGKGNSLALNTSRGWLPPFQLNRLWLDYWHLGHKFPMWLQTQKQLKLLSLPNTGISDTIPAWFPNISSQLVALNLSHNQLHGEIKNIVAGFQSAIDLSSNQFNGSLPFVSPSVSALDLSNSSFSGSLFHFFCDRMDEPKNLSSLRLGDNLLTGDIPNCLMNWKRLVMLNLKSNNLSGNIPSSIGYLKRLSSLQLHNNQLSGELPLSMQNCTDLLVVDLGENMFVGSPLTWIGKSLSILKVLNIRSNNLQGDIPHELCYLKSLQILDLAQNNLSGTIPRCFHNFSAMATFPNSSILTFADYLMDNVILFTKGRGAEYGRKLLKLVKSMDLSDNMIYGEIPEELTSLVGLQSLNLSKNLLAGRIPSNIGDMKWLESMDFSMNQFSGEIPPSTASLTFLSHLNLSYNNLTGQIPKSTQLQSFDESCFIGNELCGAPLDKNCSANGVIPPPAVEQHRGYHLLEDGWFYLSLGLGFMFGFWGVLGSFMLNMPWSIAFSRFLNSMVVKLYGVIVDYI
- the LOC18787320 gene encoding putative glucan endo-1,3-beta-glucosidase GVI — its product is MATNYELLCLIFSVALSVLLGPNFATGSSIGVCYGMVANDLPPPREVIDMYKLNQIGRMRLYDPNPEALEALRNSGIEVLVGVRNEDLQQLAGSYSAAENWVATYITPYSLQVQFRYIVVGNEVFPGNSARYVLPAMENLQNALSFGDIKVSTSIATSVLGVSYPPSAGAFSQDTIEYMVPIAQYLNNIGAPLLANVYPYFAYIGDPIDISLPYALFTSETVVVTDGGLSYDNLLDTMVDALYAALEKAGAPQVQVVVSETGWPSNGNGEVTTPENAQIYNSNLISHVLSSRGTPRRPGNSTETYLFAMFNENMKPGAAVEQHWGLFYPNKSQVYPINFPVKTLKHKTWFQKLMQWIIQSAQSAFGKHIYGHN